The following proteins are co-located in the Triticum aestivum cultivar Chinese Spring chromosome 1A, IWGSC CS RefSeq v2.1, whole genome shotgun sequence genome:
- the LOC123111873 gene encoding putative nuclease HARBI1, with product MLGNFLMRKRREDDELAIIEALYANDRSSANHTRIHTSILTGDRYMREVLEGHELRCKRDFQMEQYIFRNLVQCLRERCHLRDTNFVSVEEQVGIFLYVVSKIATNRTLQGQFQHSGEVISRYFHIVLNALMILSGSIIQLPPINVPLKVASNTKFMPYFKDCIGAIDGTHIPISISPNDQDPYRNRKGTLSQNVMVACDFDNHFVHVSSGWEGSASDARVLQDALENNFYVPEGKFYLVDAGYANMPNFIAPYRNVRYHLVEQAKCNQRPQNPRELFNLRHAQLHNHVERIIGVLKKRFPILKCASQYPIDSQAEIAIACCALHNFICSNEGGEQWLNQVESEIDPVKIIDVPSGDMKYTNDIHSLNERRALGSTKRDEIANAMWNDYQDYLRQTRRNTA from the exons CTTACGGGAGATCGGTACATGCGAGAAGTTCTAGAAGGTCATGAATTGAGATGCAAACGAGATTTTCAGATGGAGCAGTATATTTTTCGTAACTTAGTCCAGTGCCTTCGAGAAAGATGCCATCTAAGAGATACAAATTTTGTCTCAGTGGAAGAACAAGTAGGCATATTTTTATATGTCGTTTCAAAGATTGCAACCAATCGTACACTCCAAGGGCAATTTCAGCATAGTGGTGAGGTCATAAGTCGCTATTTCCATATTGTGTTGAACGCCCTCATGATATTGTCAGGAAGTATAATACAGTTGCCTCCAATTAATGTTCCTCTCAAAGTTGCAAGCAATACGAAATTTATGCCATATTTCAAG GATTGTATTGGAGCAATAGATGGAACACATATTCCAATTAGCATATCTCCAAATGACCAAGATCCATATCGTAACAGAAAGGGAACACTGTCACAAAATGTTATGGTTGCATGTGATTTTGATAATCATTTCGTCCATGTCAGCAGTGGATGGGAAGGTTCCGCTTCTGACGCTCGTGTTCTACAAGATGCTCTTGAAAATAACTTCTATGTCCCCGAAGGAAAGTTTTATTTGGTGGATGCTGGTTATGCGAATATGCCTAATTTTATTGCACCATATCGCAATGTAAGGTACCATTTGGTGGAGCAGGCTAAATGCAATCAGCGGCCGCAGAATCCTCGAGAACTATTCAACCTAAGGCATGCACAACTTCATAATCATGTTGAGCGTATAATTGGAGTTCTGAAGAAGCGTTTCCCTATACTAAAATGTGCATCGCAATACCCCATCGACTCGCAAGCAGAAATTGCGATAGCATGTTGTGCTCTTCATAATTTCATTTGTAGTAATGAGGGTGGCGAACAATGGTTGAACCAAGTTGAATCAGAGATTGATCCAGTAAAAATAATTGATGTTCCAAGTGGAGATATGAAGTATACAAATGACATACATTCTCTCAATGAGCGACGAGCACTAGGTAGCACAAAAAGGGATGAAATAGCCAATGCCATGTGGAATGACTATCAAGACTATCTCAGACAGACTAGAAGAAATACTGCATGA